The following coding sequences lie in one Zingiber officinale cultivar Zhangliang chromosome 2B, Zo_v1.1, whole genome shotgun sequence genomic window:
- the LOC122046927 gene encoding protein SULFUR DEFICIENCY-INDUCED 1-like has translation MVSKPSSPPAPILSQTEKRELFRSNDSTWKATACCSGVSDKEKAAFYKIPSGDGPYVRAKHFQLVEKDLSTSILWFWKAINQRDRVESALKDMAVVMKQQDRAEEAVEAIKSFRHLCSDQAQDSLDNLLIDMYKKCGRVEEQIVMLKKKLRMIYVGKAFNGKTTKTARSHGRKFQVSIKQETARLLGNLGWAYMQQENYIAAEAVYHKAQMIEPNANNGCNLGVCLMKQGKYDVARLEISAIVDQGYAYSTDNKALQRAKKLLDEIDQSINASDMKGILEEEMLKSLDFLEDSDQKIVDWVSFKSKRLPVFEEISTFRDQMAF, from the exons ATGGTCTCGAAGCCCAGCTCGCCGCCCGCACCAATATTATCACAAACAGAGAAGAGAGAACTCTTTAGATCCAACGATTCGACATGGAAGGCAACGGCGTGTTGCAGCGGTGTAAGCGACAAGGAAAAGGCCGCTTTCTACAAGATCCCCTCCGGCGACGGTCCCTACGTTCGAGCAAAGCATTTCCAG CTAGTAGAGAAAGACTTAAGCACCTCAATCCTATGGTTCTGGAAGGCCATCAATCAGAGGGACAGAGTGGAGAGTGCGCTTAAAGACATGGCCGTCGTGATGAAGCAGCAAGACCGTGCCGAGGAGGCTGTAGAAGCCATCAAATCCTTTCGGCATCTATGCTCCGATCAGGCCCAAGATTCTCTCGATAACCTCCTCATCGATATGTACAAG AAATGTGGGAGAGTGGAGGAGCAAATAGTGATGCTGAAGAAGAAGCTAAGGATGATATACGTGGGGAAAGCCTTCAATGGGAAGACCACAAAAACGGCTCGTTCTCATGGTAGAAAGTTCCAAGTCTCCATCAAGCAAGAGACCGCGCGACTCTTG GGTAACCTCGGATGGGCATACATGCAGCAAGAGAATTACATTGCTGCGGAGGCCGTGTACCACAAGGCGCAAATGATCGAACCCAATGCCAACAACGGTTGCAACCTTGGTGTGTGTCTCATGAAGCAAGGCAAGTACGATGTGGCACGATTGGAGATTAGTGCCATTGTGGACCAAGGTTACGCTTATAGCACCGACAATAAGGCATTGCAACGGGCGAAGAAGCTGTTGGATGAGATTGATCAATCCATCAATGCATCCGATATGAAGGGGATATTGGAGGAAGAAATGTTAAAGAGTTTAGACTTTTTGGAAGACTCCGATCAGAAAATCGTAGATTGGGTATCATTCAAGTCCAAGAGATTGCCGGTGTTCGAGGAGATATCTACCTTTAGGGATCAAATGGCCTTCTAA